The genomic segment TTCCAGAGCGTCTTCATCATCTAACTCTAATGCTGAGCTTTCTGTATCAGTCAACTCGTCATCTAAATCCAATTCTGGAGTTAGCTCTAACTCATCGTCTTCAGTCTCTTCAATTGCAGCTTCTACATCGTCTTCTACAGTTAATTCTGTTTCAGGCTCTGCTTCTATTTCAACTTCAGACTCTGCATTTTCTTCTAGCTCAAGAGATTCGTCACTTTCTGCAAATAAGTCATCAAGTTCTAAATCATCATCAAGGTTTGATTCTATTTCTGACTCGTCTTCAAGTTCTAGGCCTTCTTCAAGTTCTAAGTCTTCTTCGAGATCTAACTCATCTTCAAGCGCTAATTCTGGCTCTGCTTCTGGCTCAAGCTCATCACTATCTGTAAGCGGGTTCTCATCCGTGACTTCCAGAGCGTCTTCATCATCTAACTCTAATGCTGATCTTTCTGTATCAGTCAACTCGTCATCTAAATCCAGCTCTGGAGTTAGCTCTAACTCATCGTCTTCAGTCTCTTCAATGGCAGCTTCTGCATCGTCTTCTACAGTTAATTCTGTTTCAGGCTCTGCTTCTATTTCAACTTCAACTTCAGACTCTGCATTTTCTTCTAGCTCAAGAGATTCGTCACTTTCTGAAAATAAGTCATCAAGTTCTAAATCATCATCAAGGTTTGATTCTAATTCGTCTTCAAGATCCAATTTAGGCGTTAAATCAAATTCATCTTCATCTTCATCTTCATCTTCATCAAATAATGAAATACCGTCATCTTCATCACCTTCACTATTTGTTAACCAATCTTCATCTCTTGGGGTGTCTTCAGATATTGCCTCAGATACTGCTACACCTTCTATGCCAGTATCATCGCCACTCTTTCCCAAAGCGACATCATCCTCTTTATCATCACCAATTAATTCATCAAGTAAAGCTATACTGTCATCTTCAAGTTCTAAATTAATATCATCTTCGTCATTGTTATCTTCTAATAATTCATCTAACAATGCTGTGCTGTCATCTTCAAGCTCTAAATCTATATCGTCTTCATCATTGTTATCATCTAACAATTCATCTAACAATGCTGTGCTGTCATCTTCAAGCTCTAAATCTATGCTCTCTTCTACATCGCTATCGTCTTCTAGCAATTCATCTAACAATGCTGTGCTGTCATCTTCAAGTTCTAAATCTATGCTCTCTTCTTCATCGCTATCGTCTTCTAGCAACTCATCAAGTAACGCTGTACTTTCATCTTCAAGTTCTAAATCTATGCTCTCTTCTTCATCGCTATCGTCTTCTAGCAACTCATCAAGTAACGCTGTACTTTCATCTTCAAGATCTAAATCTATACTCTCTTCTTCATCACCTTCTAGCAACTCATCAAGTAATGCTGAGCTATCATCTTCTAGATCTAAATCAGTATCTGTTTCATTTTCAGTGCCAGATAGTAAAGTATCAAAATCTAACTCATCTTCAATAGAGTCATTTTTTGGTTCTGGAGCTAATTTTGTACTTTCTTTTTCATCAAGGTCCCAGCCTTGATCAAGCTCAGATTCATCTTCATCACTGTCCATTGACGAGAATAGATCATCAAGCATTGATTGATCTAATTCACCACCTTCAAGATCTTCATTCCCATCTAGTTCAGAGTCTGAATTACCTAAAGCAGATAGCTCAGAATCATCGATTAACGATAAATCAAAGTCATCATCTTCAGCTTCTAAATCACTTTCACTAAATAGATCGCTATCAAAGTCGTTTAAGGCTTTTTCCATTTCCTCAAGGCCTAAGGCCTTCTCTTCCGCATCAACAGTTAATGTGTTCGATGACATATCAAGGTCATCTAAATCATCAGAATCATCTAAATTGAAGTCAAGATCTGTATCACCTTCAGATAGCATTGATTCTAAATCATCATCTCCACCATCCAATGAGGCAAATGGGTCGTCATCCAAATCACTACTATCGCTTTCAAATTCAGCAAATAAATCATCATTTGAATCTTCATTTGAATCATTACTATCAAATAAGAAATCATCATCATCTAAATCACCTAGAATATCGTCATCATCATCTAGGCTAATTTCTGGGATATCATCATCCATGCTGAAATTATCTTCAGGGATAATAAGCCCTGATTTTTCTTCTGCTGCTTTGTCTTCTCCTGATTCATCTTCTTCATCTTTCTTTCGACGGAATAAGAAAAAGGCAATTAAGCCTGCAATCAATGATCCAGGGATCAGAGCGAGAAGAGCAATTAGACCAGGACTTGATGCTAAATTATCCATCGCACTTGGCTCTGCTTTCTTTTCAGCAACAGCCAATTGTTTTTGCTCATTAATGAATTTTTCTACTTCATTTCGAATACGATCTTCATCACTTAATTCTACTTTTAAGTTTTCAACTTCATACTGAACTTCTGCTAGACGCACTCGTAATTGATGATTATTTTCTTGAAGTGCTGAAAACTCTTGTTCTGTCGTTTCTAGTTCTGATTTTAGTGCAATCGTCGATACAGCCGGAACTGCTGATTTAACGACGTTATTATCAAGGACTGTTTTTTTCTCTAAAACAACAACAGGTTTTTCTTTTACAGGTGTAGAAACAGTTTTTACGTTAGAGGGCACCTTCGTATTAACGGATGAAACCGGTGCTGTCTTTTTAGCTATAGGAGCCGTTTGTGGTGTTTTAAGCGGTTTATTCTTATGTGCTGCTAATAGTTGTTTTGCATCATCTGTATTCTCACGACGAACTTGTTCTAGTGTCGGTAAGCGTAAACGGCTATTAGATTGTAATCTGTGAATATTGTTATTTTCAAATGCTTGTGGATTCAATCGGAAAATAGCAAGTAATGTTTGTTGTACCGATGTTGTACTAGAAGGGTTTACTCGACTTGCAATCGACCATAAGGTTTCTTTATTTTTTGTTGGGCCATATATTTGAGTTGTTGGTTTTGACTTATCATAAGTCGAAACTCTCGCTGGTGATGAGTCCATCACAACTTGTGAACTGACAGTTTGATCCTTCCCATCAGGACCAACAATCTGAATTGTACCTGCCGCATTAGCAACAGAACACTGAGATGCAACAAATAACGCTAAAGGAGTCAGCGTTCTTAATATTTTTTTGGATGCGTCAGACACTAGAGATGCCTCTTTTATAAAATGAATAATCAATACCGATACAACTATATCGGATCATAATAAAGAATCTGTAGTTTTTAAGCAAAAACTGTGTGGTTTATGGAAGAAAAAAGCCTTAGCTTTCACTAAGGCTTTTTATTTTCAATCAATATGACACTTTATTTATAAATAATTAAGCTTAAATATATCTATTAATAATAATCGCGAATTAATACTTCTGCAATTTGAACTGCGTTTGTTGCTGCACCTTTACGTACATTATCGGCAACAACCCACATATTTAACCCCATTGAGTGGCTAATATCTTCACGAATACGTGCAACCATTACATGGTCTTTACCTGTAGCGTCACTTACTTGTGTTGGGTAGTCATTACCATGGAATACTTCAATTCCATCTGTTTCTTCAAGTAAACGAGTGGCTTCCACTGCATCAATAGGAGCACGAGTTTCAACATGAACCGCTTCAGCATGGCCATAAAAAACAGGCACACGAACACATGTTGCATTAACTGTGATGCTCTCATCTGCAAAGATTTTTTGCGTTTCCCACACCATTTTCATTTCTTCTTTAGTGTAGCCATTGTCCATGAACTCATCAATGTGTGGTAAGCAGTTAAATGCGATTTGCTTATCGTATGCTTTATTCTCTGCTGGTAAACCATTTAACAGCTTAGCGGTTTGACCTGCTAGTTCATCAATACCCGCTTTACCAGAACCTGACACTGACTGGTACGTTGATACGTTGATACGATCAATACCCACTGCGTCATGGATTGGCTTTAATGCAACTAACATTTGAATCGTTGAACAATTTGGGTTAGCGATAATATTACGATTACGGAAATCAGCTAATGCCTCAGGGTTCACTTCTGGGATCACTAACGGAATATCGTGATCATAACGGAAGTGTGAGGTATTATCGATAACAACAACACCAGATTCTGCTGCAATTGGGGCCCATTTTGCTGAAAGCTCACCGCCAGCAGAAAATAGACCAATTTGTACTTGGCTCCAATCGAACTCTTCTACGTTTTCAACGGTTAATGTTTTACCATTAAAACGAACTGTTTTGCCTTCGCTACGTTCAGAAGCTAAAAGATATAAATTACGTACAGGAAAGTTACGCTCTTGTAATACACTTATAATTGCTTCGCCAACGGCACCAGTTGCGCCAAGAATGGCAACATCAAATTCTTGAGTCATTAGACTTCCTCGATTGTAAATCCAAGTTGTTGTAACGGGGTAAGACCACAGTTTTTATCACCTGTGATCGTGATAGCACTGTATTCTCTTCTATCCCAATAATCTTTGCGCATTTTGTCAAATGAGCCAACTGTTGAGATTTCAGCTCTGAATATGGCATCATCTTTTCGCACATCATAGACTAACTGAATCAAATTGTGCAGTGTTGAATGATCCCATTGCTGATTTAGTGTCACATTAGGAATTGGCGCGATAGGTAATAGAGCCTGAGGGTCAGCTCGTTCTTCACGATTTAATAACTCACAATAAGAGTTAAAGATCATGGTTGTTCCACGTGCTTTGCCTTCGAGTCCATATCCTGCAATATGTGGTGTGGCGAAAGAGAGTAAAGGCAATAATTCCATATCAACTTCTGGCTCAAACTCAAACACATCTAATACCGCTTTAAAGCCATCTTTTTTTAATAAGCGTTGTTTTAATGCTTGATTATCAACCACAGGACCACGCGCAGCATTGATCACTATCTGGTCATTACGCAGCGCTGTTAATCTTTTTTCATTCATCAGATGATGAGTTGGAAATTCACCATCGCGGGTGATCGGCGTATGGAAACTAATAACATCTGATTTTTCTAACAATTCTTCTAGCGGCACGAATGCGCGTTGATCACCTTCTTGCTCTTTGATTGGGTCATTAAGTAAGTATGGAATACCTAACGCATCAAGACATTTAGCTAAATAAGAACCAACTTGACCTGCCCCCACAATACCAAACGTTTTATCAAAGATAGAAAAGCCGTGTTGTTGAGCCAATACCATGACACAACTTAATACGTATTCTGCAACACCCACTTTATTACAACCAGGAGCTGCCGTGAAAAATATCCCTTTTTCTTTCAATAAAGCTTGATCAACATGGTCCATACCTGCTGTTGCTGTGCCTACAAATTTAAGTTTATTGGCTTTTGAGATCAGCTCAGCATTCACTTTAGTTACAGATCGAATCATTAATGCATCAACATCAATTAAATCATCTGCTGTTAGTGTTCTTCCTGATTTAGCAACAACTTCGCCTAGCTCACTAAATAGTTCAGCAGCATAAGGCATATTTTCATCAATCAATATTTT from the Aliivibrio wodanis genome contains:
- a CDS encoding putative membrane protein; this translates as MSDASKKILRTLTPLALFVASQCSVANAAGTIQIVGPDGKDQTVSSQVVMDSSPARVSTYDKSKPTTQIYGPTKNKETLWSIASRVNPSSTTSVQQTLLAIFRLNPQAFENNNIHRLQSNSRLRLPTLEQVRRENTDDAKQLLAAHKNKPLKTPQTAPIAKKTAPVSSVNTKVPSNVKTVSTPVKEKPVVVLEKKTVLDNNVVKSAVPAVSTIALKSELETTEQEFSALQENNHQLRVRLAEVQYEVENLKVELSDEDRIRNEVEKFINEQKQLAVAEKKAEPSAMDNLASSPGLIALLALIPGSLIAGLIAFFLFRRKKDEEDESGEDKAAEEKSGLIIPEDNFSMDDDIPEISLDDDDDILGDLDDDDFLFDSNDSNEDSNDDLFAEFESDSSDLDDDPFASLDGGDDDLESMLSEGDTDLDFNLDDSDDLDDLDMSSNTLTVDAEEKALGLEEMEKALNDFDSDLFSESDLEAEDDDFDLSLIDDSELSALGNSDSELDGNEDLEGGELDQSMLDDLFSSMDSDEDESELDQGWDLDEKESTKLAPEPKNDSIEDELDFDTLLSGTENETDTDLDLEDDSSALLDELLEGDEEESIDLDLEDESTALLDELLEDDSDEEESIDLELEDESTALLDELLEDDSDEEESIDLELEDDSTALLDELLEDDSDVEESIDLELEDDSTALLDELLDDNNDEDDIDLELEDDSTALLDELLEDNNDEDDINLELEDDSIALLDELIGDDKEDDVALGKSGDDTGIEGVAVSEAISEDTPRDEDWLTNSEGDEDDGISLFDEDEDEDEDEFDLTPKLDLEDELESNLDDDLELDDLFSESDESLELEENAESEVEVEIEAEPETELTVEDDAEAAIEETEDDELELTPELDLDDELTDTERSALELDDEDALEVTDENPLTDSDELEPEAEPELALEDELDLEEDLELEEGLELEDESEIESNLDDDLELDDLFAESDESLELEENAESEVEIEAEPETELTVEDDVEAAIEETEDDELELTPELDLDDELTDTESSALELDDEDALEVTDENPLTDSDELEPEAEPELALEEELDFEDELDLEEDLELDADHELEDDNEDSMFEGLSIEDALAALESQDAQNASNHASESYVEEKEDDLNDEFVEEVKPLSFNFDSQVSDEEKEALTHLDSAGLDIDSMLEDGGSDWSGFNLSNVSNSGLEDEDWSAQPSMENDPHGADRFLSIEALIAETENGDKTDVEDESLNLDVGLEEFPDMLGDVEAYDVDVNSDAQSKLDLAKAYIEMSDETGALELLEEVLRCNDSLLKVEAEKLMRQID
- the pdxB gene encoding erythronate-4-phosphate dehydrogenase; translated protein: MKILIDENMPYAAELFSELGEVVAKSGRTLTADDLIDVDALMIRSVTKVNAELISKANKLKFVGTATAGMDHVDQALLKEKGIFFTAAPGCNKVGVAEYVLSCVMVLAQQHGFSIFDKTFGIVGAGQVGSYLAKCLDALGIPYLLNDPIKEQEGDQRAFVPLEELLEKSDVISFHTPITRDGEFPTHHLMNEKRLTALRNDQIVINAARGPVVDNQALKQRLLKKDGFKAVLDVFEFEPEVDMELLPLLSFATPHIAGYGLEGKARGTTMIFNSYCELLNREERADPQALLPIAPIPNVTLNQQWDHSTLHNLIQLVYDVRKDDAIFRAEISTVGSFDKMRKDYWDRREYSAITITGDKNCGLTPLQQLGFTIEEV
- the asd gene encoding aspartate-semialdehyde dehydrogenase; translation: MTQEFDVAILGATGAVGEAIISVLQERNFPVRNLYLLASERSEGKTVRFNGKTLTVENVEEFDWSQVQIGLFSAGGELSAKWAPIAAESGVVVIDNTSHFRYDHDIPLVIPEVNPEALADFRNRNIIANPNCSTIQMLVALKPIHDAVGIDRINVSTYQSVSGSGKAGIDELAGQTAKLLNGLPAENKAYDKQIAFNCLPHIDEFMDNGYTKEEMKMVWETQKIFADESITVNATCVRVPVFYGHAEAVHVETRAPIDAVEATRLLEETDGIEVFHGNDYPTQVSDATGKDHVMVARIREDISHSMGLNMWVVADNVRKGAATNAVQIAEVLIRDYY